The sequence ACTACAACTGCTTCAAAAAGTTTGCAGACACAATCTGGTTGTCGCATCCGAATGAAAAAGCATCAACTTTCTTGAGTACTTGGATCTTGAGACCTTGTACAACTAGGGGGTTTGTTCCCCGGATATGGTATGGAAGAAGCAGCAGCATCTGAGAGATTGATCCGCACTGTCTGGTTCTTCTCTTCATTTGAAGGAATATGTATAAGTGCTTCCATCATAAGGATCTCCCAGTTTTGACGCCGTAAAAATGGAAATAGAATTGGAAGCAACGCATCATCTACACAAATGATAACTAAAACATGTAAATATTTCAGGGCTGAATAAGGTGTTTGACTGTGATATTCAGTTGAAAGAAAAAATACAAGTAGCAATTGCATGAACGGAAGTATTGATAATAATTCTAGAAATATTGGAAATAACATTCTGAAATTTAAtattttcaagaaacaaaattgCTTAATTCCCACTATTTATCTAGCACCAGCAACCAGATATTCCTAATTACTTGAATACTGTACGATGGGGGTCAGAGTACAGTTTCAGTTTCTCTGGTCTTCGTGTTCACAGTTAACACCAGGGTCGCAGTTTACCAAGTGAAAGAGAGTTATCGAAGCAAATAAGAAATAAAATTATGGACACAAGAATTATATAATATGATGATTATGAACAAACCTCCTGGTCGCACAGCCTTTAACTGAAAAATACCAGTTCCACGTGACCCCGAAACAGGAAATGTGCAAGATACTGAACTCCTGTTGTGAGCTACAGCAAGGGAAGCATTGTACCAGGGACCCCTTTCAATAGGTTCACCTAAAGCATCTATAACCGCCTGACTCTGACTTGCTTTCTCCAAGGCCTTACTGAAAAACAGCAAAAcacataataaatataaacaagGTTTCTTCCATATATATACAATATAATTCACAATATCCACCGCACACCTTCTTTGCACGAGATTCAATCTCCTAAACCCAAAATAACCTCAAACCATCTCAACTATACCACAGAATAAGGCCATGCAGACACTATCACAAAGAAAATTCCGAAACAAAGTTTGCCTAGGAGTCCATATTATCAAGAAGGTTAAAATGATCAAATCAAAGTAAACTGCTAAAAACACCAAAGTTACATATACACATTCCATGGTTGTTTTTGTTCTTGTCTTGaatctcaaaaataaataaacaataaaatacCTAAAACCATAACTTGTCACAGTTCTTAAATACCTAGAGCAGCAACTTTACCAGTAATAAATCCAAGTCCCAACATGAGTTTTCATAAAATTCGGAAAAATTTGCTCGAGTGTGTAGTGCTAGTAACTTACCTACTGCAACCACCATAAATTGCAAGATCATTAACAGCGCTCAATGCAACACCTCCAGTAAGACTAAACAGCAAGAAGGGAACTACCCTTCGACGGAACGTTTTGCCCTTTACTTTCTCAGTAGTAGTAGTACAAAAACTGCAAGCATTGATTTCGATCATTCAAGATACACATTATCAATTTGTCTTGTTCAATTTTAGTTACCAACTTTTAGAACCTATAACTACGAGATCATTTCATTCTTTGGAGTAATCAGGTTCCATAGATTAAGTCAAAGTGAATGAAAATATAGGGTTTTTGAATGTCGTTAAATTTACCCTGCAAATTGGTTCTTCAACGGATTCTTTAGTAGGGATTCAACCAATCTTTTTCGGCCTAGCATATTGGCACAGCTGGTTGGGACTTGGGAGAGAATATTTATCTTCTTTGTTCCTGCTTCTGTACATCAAAGATAGAAGAACGAGTACTAGTAAGAGAAAAGATCCATCTTAATAATGGTCAAACAAACATCTGGAACCATTTTAATGGTTCTAGGTGGATACGCAATATTGGAATTGACAGGTGAATACGCAATACTGGAATTGAAATAGCTAGGAAGAAGATAATCCATGCAGAAGGTAACAACCATCACCGAATTTGTCCATGAATCCAATTCTAGAGTAGCAATGATTCAATATTATAATTTACTGAATGATATGGATAGGTTGCAATTTATTGCGTGGCACATACCGAACTTACGCCAAAGTAATGAAATGGAAATCACGAGTTTTAACAGTCATAACATCATAACACCCTGCATTTACAGACCTTACAGCTAATATGTGCTAATTATACATTTAAATTTCGCCACTATTTTGTCAACTGTGTATCTAGGCAGCTTCATACACAGCTTTCAAATAATATCAGCCATAGTTCATGCTAAGCCTTATACATGACCAGATGAGGAAAATAGAAATTTGCATTGAAAGAGTAATTTGACAATGAATTACTTACTAACATGTGTTTCAAAGATATCGACAATGTTATGCCTCACCAACTTATACACATCAACAACCTGTACACTCAAATCCATCATGCCAAATGGATATATAAGTTAAAGATCCCCTACAACGAGGAACGACTACTCTAACACTTGCTAGACAACAAGAGTCATAAGACTCTAATGAGATACCCCAGAACTGGATTACTTTTCTAAAAAGACTCTGTGCCAAGTTTGTGATAACAAATAACTCAAAAACTTCCATGTTAACTACCATATGAGGCCAACAAACATACTACATTACAGCTATATTACGCGCCTACTGTCTGTAATAACTTAGTTTCTGGCAGTGAATATCATTTGACATGCTACCATCAATATTTAATTCTCCCatcaaaaaagaataaaaatcaaaTTGATCTTATGCAACCCAAATTCCCAGTCAAAAATGCTACTCGGGCTTCATCCTCACCTCTGATATCCCAATTTCAACTGCGAATCAAACATTCAACCAAAGCTCTCAGAAAGCATATAAATCTAATAATACATGACATACTACTGCATATCAAAAACAAACAGTAGACTAGGGACTTGATCACTCACTCATTCtgcttcaaaattttcaaaaccctagaacaaCATCAATTCAAcctcaaattattatttttttcattttgaaacgGCAAGCGAGCAATTCAACATCAGAATCGTACCAAATATACAGTAAAATTCGacaatctgaagaaaaaaaatagaattgAACTTACAAATGATTATCGCAAGAGAGAAGTATTAGGTTACGAATCGAATTTAGGACCCAAACCAGACCCAGAAAGAGTTTCCACAACTCGGAAAGAACCGCCTCTTATAATATATACGACTGACGTGGCATACGAATCCGGTACAAAATGATACTATTTGCCCTTCCTTGCCGGTGCAGCtccgatgtggtcgggccacatacttcaaGCATGTGACTCCTCTTAATTTTGTGACACctattataaaataataaacaaagtcTTAAAACAGTTAAATACCAAAAAGTGTAACTAATTCTTTTTCTTAACTCCctattttttctcaaaaagtgaaaTGTTGATAGGGATTTAGAGGGGCAGGTTTTTAGTTGTAATAGGTGTCACAAAACTAAGAAgggccacatacttcaagtatgtggcccgaccacatcataTCCTTGGCCCTTCCCCGCCTTAACTTGTCATTTTTAAGGTTTAGGGTTCAGAAAAACACTACGTAAGAGTCATCGACTTATAATCTCTGCTAAGCTTTCTTTCGAACAGTACAAAAGAAGGCATCATGGATGGATTTGATTAAgagagaggaggaggaggaagttgATAGGATCACCAACTTACCCGACTC comes from Papaver somniferum cultivar HN1 chromosome 7, ASM357369v1, whole genome shotgun sequence and encodes:
- the LOC113298924 gene encoding uncharacterized protein LOC113298924, which gives rise to MLGRKRLVESLLKNPLKNQFAGFCTTTTEKVKGKTFRRRVVPFLLFSLTGGVALSAVNDLAIYGGCSSKALEKASQSQAVIDALGEPIERGPWYNASLAVAHNRSSVSCTFPVSGSRGTGIFQLKAVRPGDDALLPILFPFLRRQNWEILMMEALIHIPSNEEKNQTVRINLSDAAASSIPYPGNKPPSCTRSQDPSTQES